The Stieleria maiorica genome includes the window TTCGTACTGTTCGGGCACCTCGCGATCGGCGAACGTGTAATAAAATTCCTGGTACTCGCGATGGCCGGCTTGGGCCCGCTGCGCCCATTCGTGATCGTCCGAGGTGTGGTTGAACACAAAGTCCAACACCAGACTGATCCCCGCTTCGCGCAGGTCATCGGCCAGCAGCTTCAGATCTTCCACCGTCCCCAGGCTGGGCGCGATCGTGCGGTAGTTGCTGATCGCATAGCCGCCGTCGTTGTTCCCGGGACGGACGGCAAACAACGGCATCAGGTGCAAGTACGTCAGCCCCAGGTCTTTGAAGTAACCGACGTGTTCGCGGAGCCGGCCGAGGTTGTCGCTGAACAGGTCGACGTACAGTGCACCGCCGACGATCTTCTGGGACTGGAACCAATTCGGCTCGATCAATCGATGCCGATCGATTTCACACAGTTCATCGCTGCGCTGGGCAAAGGCCAACGCGCAGGTCAACAGCACCTGTTCGAGGTGGTAGAAAAAATCGTATCGGCCGCTGTACAGCTCGTGGAGTTGTTTGAACAGCGGCCGCCAGTGTTCGCGCAACCGCGATTGGAAGATCTTCTGGCGTTCCTCGGAAATCGAATACCGCTCCCAAACCTCCTCCAACCGCGGGTTCAGCCTCTCCAGGGACAAATCCGCCTGGAACGAAAGTTCATCGAGCTCCGTCTGGGTTTCCCTTCCGTAGTCAATCAATCCAATCATTGGGAATTACGATCTTGTCCAAAAAGTTGTAGTACTCGATGCCTTCAAGAATTCCGCCCGCGTGCGGCGTGTTTGCGAAATAGATCCGCGGACGATCTTTCAACCGGTCTAGCTCTCGGCTGTAATTGCCGACGACGACGCCCAGGGTCCGCCCCAGCAACATGCCGGCGTCGTTGCCCGAGTCACCGGCGACCAGGACGTGATCCGGCTGGAAGCCCCACTTCCACAGCACATGCCGCATCGACAAATCGCTGCCGCCGCGGACGGGGATTACATCCAAAAACATCCCCAGGGACAACATCACCTTAGCCCTCAGTCCGGCTTCTCGCAGTTTCTTTTTGACCTTTGTGACCGTGATTTTAGCCGGGTCCATATCAAAACTGACTTTGAAATCGGATTGTCGGTCCTCCGACTGGGGCGTCAACCCTTCGACATTTTCCAGACAGGCGAGGATCCCGTCGCGGTCCCAGGCATAGCCGATCGATTTCTGCCAGGTCCGGTCGGGCGTCATCGCTTCGCCATAATGCAGCTGTGTGCCGGCATCGGTGTCGATCAAATCCGGCTGCGGCAATCCGAGCGACTCGATCAATTCCAACGCGCTGTCCAGCCGCCGCCCGGTCGCGATCCCGAACCCGATGTGATCGTTGTCGCGAATCAGGTCGGCGAAACGCGAGAGTGCCTCGTCGTCACCGGTGAGCGTGTTGTCCAGGTCGGTGATGATCATGCGGTCGAATTCCGGCAGCCGGCGGACCGGACGGTTGATCGTCGTGGGGGACGAGGCCCGCTCCAGGATCTCGTTCACATCACGCAAGTACCGTGAGGCGTGATTGCTCCACGCGTAGTGTTTCCGCGTCCCGGCGATCCCCGCCTGTGAGAATTGCTGCCACACGTCCGGTTCGGTCAAAACACGCAGCAGGGCGCGTTCGATGGCGGCCGGATCGAGCGGGTCGACGAGCAACCCGTTTTCGCAGTTGGAGATGATGTCGCGTGGGCCGCCGTCGTTGGTCGCGACGATGGGCAACCCCGACGCGCCGGCTTCCAGCAAGGTCAATCCGAACGGTTCGGTCAGCGCCGGGTTGATGAAGACGCCCTTGGATCGCGCCGCCATCCGATACAGATCAGGCACGTCGGACGGGCGGTGCGTTTTCGGATAGGCGACTTTGCCGTACAGATTGTACTTGTCGATCAGGTGCAAGATGTTGGTGATGATCGTTTGCTGTGATTTGGGGAGCTCGCGCAAATCGTCGCGCGTCCCCAGGATCAAAACCAGGTTGGCGACTTGCTGCAGTTCCTCGCTTTCGCCATACACCCTGACCAACATTTCCAGATTCTTTCGCTCGTCCGGGCGGGCCATCGTCAGGATTGCCGGCTTGTCTGGGTCACGAAGAAACGGAACGAGCGCGTCCTCGATCTCGGCCTTGTGATTCGGGTCGGCCAGCGGGGTGAACGCCGAAAGGTCGACGCCGGGCGGAATCACCTCCATTCGGTCGGGCACATAATGGTCGTACAGTTCGTATTGCCGTTCGACTTCCTGGTTGGTGCTGGTGACGACCATCGCGGCCGTTTCGAGCGCGGTCTCTTCGGCCTCGATCCGCGAGGTGAACTTGTACCTCTTTTCCAGTGAATCGGGGTTCGTTTTGCCGACCGATAATCGCTGGCGTTTGACGCGGCCGAGCGAGTGACCGGTGAAGATGTACGGGACGTGCAGCAGTCGCGCCAGGTGCGCGCCCGCGACCCCGGCGTCGGCGTAGTGACCGTGGATCAAATCCGGGATCCCGGTGCGTTTAAAGTGGGCCAGGGTTTGATCGATGAACATTTCGATGTACGGCCACAACGACTCCTTCTTTAGGTAGCGTTTGGGACCGAAAGGGATGCGAACGATTTTAGCGCACTCGCCGATCGGTTCTTCCAGGATCGAGTAATCTTTCGAGACTTTGGGGTCGATGATCTGGCGCGTGAGAAGTTGCACCTGACGGACATTCTCCCGCGCGCCGAGTTCACGGGCCAGTTCCAACACGTACTTGACTTGGCCACCGGTGTCGGCGTCGCAGCCGAGCTCGGGGTCGGTGCCGCGAATCAGCCCGTGCAGGCTGATCAAACAAATGCTCAAATCCTCGGCCGCCGGCAGGTTGATGCTCTCGCTCGGCGGCGCCAGGACTTGTGGGATCGTATCCTCTGGATGGTGGTGTTCTTCAGATTCGATGATCGAGCTCATTGATTCTTGGGTCCGTTTCGTTGGACGGGCAGACGCCCGCCTGTGGAAGGTGCGATTACTGTCCCCCGTTAGTGGCAAGTGATATGCCAAAAAGAACGTACGTGGAGCAGGACGCCCTTAGGCGGTGATAAGGTGCCTGGGAGAAGGTCGCGTTTAGCTGGCCACCGCGGGTTCTAACTCACCCGCTGCCATCGAGGCGTAGAATGCAAACCCGTTTTCACGGCGTTTGACTTGGCTGCATTGCAGCCCTTGAGATTCGAACACGCGTCGCGAATGCTCCGCTGCCTCCTTTCCTGCGGTTCGAATTCGCCAACTGTGTGTTCCGGTCGTTGTCACGACGATTTTTGGACTGTTGATCGTTATCCTGTTCAATTCGAGTTGATGGTGGTGATTGGTCGGCAGCCGACACGGGGCTCGCGCACGCGTGCACACTGGGGGCGTTTCCCCCAGACTGGTCGGCAATCGACCAGTGTGGTCTGTGGGCGACCAGTTGGTGATTCTGGCGGCACGTGGATACGCCACGTCATTCGCACGCCCTGGCGTCGCCGGCGGCGATCTTAATGACGGTGCAAATGCCATTCCGGGACCAGCGGCGGCCGGCAGGCCGGCTTCGACGTGGCGACGCTCGCGGGAGCGTGGAAACCGCCTTGGACCCACCTTCTGGCGAAGAATGGTAGCTACATCGAATCGGTGTTACAGAAACACGGCACTGACCATCTTGGATGTCAGGCCGGCATCGCCGGTGATCGTCGCGAACGCAACATCGGCCGCATCGCGGCCGGTCGCGATGCGAACCAGACCGCCGACCGATGCGAGTTTGGTGGGGTCGAAAAAGTACCATTGGTCGCCCAAGTAGGCTTCCATGAAACCGTGGAAATCCGGCGGCTGGAGTTCAGCGGCATAGCCGGAGACGTAGCGTGCCGGAACACCGATGCCGCGACACAACGCGATCGCCAAGTGGGCGTAGTCACGACAGACCCCGGTCCGCTGCAGCACGACGTCGGCAGCCGTCGTCGTCACCCCCGTGCTTCCGGGGGTGTAATCGAGATGCTCGTTGACCCAATCACAGATCGCTTGAACGCGCAGCAATCCGGGCTGCATTTGACCGAATTCTTCGAACGCGAATCGACCCAGCAGATCACTTTCACAGTACCGACTGGGGTTGAGATACGGCAGGACTTCGGTAGGCAGATTGCCGACATTGGTCTGCGGAATGTTTCCCGGGTCGGTCGGCTGGGCAACGGCATCGACTTCCGCTTCGTAGTGCAGGGTCAATTGACACGGTTGCACCGAAACGCGTTGCATCGTATTCCCTTCCAAGCCGACTTCCAGAGTTTCAATGGTGATCTCCGGGTCGATCGTCAGTTGCGTGTTGCGAACTTGTTGTCGGTCGGTTTGCGCCGCAGCGATCTTGAACAGCATGTTGGTCGGTTGGCGGACGTCATACTGCAATTGGCTTTCAACTTTGATGGTCGGCATGGTGCTACAGCGATTGGGATTGATCTTGGGGGTTGGGATCGGTTGAGGTCGAAGGATTGGCCGACCCCAACAAGGGATCGGCCCACTGCATCGGCAGCCCGGCAACCACGCTTTGCAATCCTTGTACCCAGCGAGCGCTGGTTTCGGCAAGATCCGGACCGGAGAAACGCTGGTACATGGCCTGCCGGCTTTGGGTCGCAACCACCGCGACGTCGATCGGGTAACCGACGTCGGTGACGCTGGCACGTGTCGCGTCGAACGCCAAGAAAGCCAGTGCCAGTGCATCTCGCAGGGGCGTTTCGAAGGCCAACAAGCGATCGAGAATCGGTTTGCCGTAATACGTCCGCCCGATCATGAAGTAGGGCGAATCGATCGCACACTCGACCCAATTGCCTTCCGGGTAAACGTAAAACAATTGCGGTCGTTGGTCGGCCGGCAAGCAACCACCGATGATCGCATGCAGGTTGAAC containing:
- a CDS encoding HAD-IIB family hydrolase; the protein is MSSIIESEEHHHPEDTIPQVLAPPSESINLPAAEDLSICLISLHGLIRGTDPELGCDADTGGQVKYVLELARELGARENVRQVQLLTRQIIDPKVSKDYSILEEPIGECAKIVRIPFGPKRYLKKESLWPYIEMFIDQTLAHFKRTGIPDLIHGHYADAGVAGAHLARLLHVPYIFTGHSLGRVKRQRLSVGKTNPDSLEKRYKFTSRIEAEETALETAAMVVTSTNQEVERQYELYDHYVPDRMEVIPPGVDLSAFTPLADPNHKAEIEDALVPFLRDPDKPAILTMARPDERKNLEMLVRVYGESEELQQVANLVLILGTRDDLRELPKSQQTIITNILHLIDKYNLYGKVAYPKTHRPSDVPDLYRMAARSKGVFINPALTEPFGLTLLEAGASGLPIVATNDGGPRDIISNCENGLLVDPLDPAAIERALLRVLTEPDVWQQFSQAGIAGTRKHYAWSNHASRYLRDVNEILERASSPTTINRPVRRLPEFDRMIITDLDNTLTGDDEALSRFADLIRDNDHIGFGIATGRRLDSALELIESLGLPQPDLIDTDAGTQLHYGEAMTPDRTWQKSIGYAWDRDGILACLENVEGLTPQSEDRQSDFKVSFDMDPAKITVTKVKKKLREAGLRAKVMLSLGMFLDVIPVRGGSDLSMRHVLWKWGFQPDHVLVAGDSGNDAGMLLGRTLGVVVGNYSRELDRLKDRPRIYFANTPHAGGILEGIEYYNFLDKIVIPNDWID
- a CDS encoding transglutaminase-like domain-containing protein; protein product: MPTIKVESQLQYDVRQPTNMLFKIAAAQTDRQQVRNTQLTIDPEITIETLEVGLEGNTMQRVSVQPCQLTLHYEAEVDAVAQPTDPGNIPQTNVGNLPTEVLPYLNPSRYCESDLLGRFAFEEFGQMQPGLLRVQAICDWVNEHLDYTPGSTGVTTTAADVVLQRTGVCRDYAHLAIALCRGIGVPARYVSGYAAELQPPDFHGFMEAYLGDQWYFFDPTKLASVGGLVRIATGRDAADVAFATITGDAGLTSKMVSAVFL
- a CDS encoding Ntn hydrolase family protein, giving the protein MTFCIGIQVREGIIALADTRIVRGSEQVNKQKLAAFQHGNSALFTMTSGLRSVRDKTLVYVEESLRGGGEPQDRLYQFANLFGQQLRRVKDEDGPSLASTGHTFNLHAIIGGCLPADQRPQLFYVYPEGNWVECAIDSPYFMIGRTYYGKPILDRLLAFETPLRDALALAFLAFDATRASVTDVGYPIDVAVVATQSRQAMYQRFSGPDLAETSARWVQGLQSVVAGLPMQWADPLLGSANPSTSTDPNPQDQSQSL